From the Bdellovibrio bacteriovorus genome, one window contains:
- a CDS encoding NAD(P)/FAD-dependent oxidoreductase codes for MSKIFQNIEIPIDADLDEKLQWLMPDHGPYRILRQSVDARRSHSPHFVYSIEVAEKGETLQIPQFELEKISNAKEKPLIVGTGPAGLFAALRFVERGVPCVLFERGSDSGERIKGINQYWRYGKLDPRNNVCFGEGGAGLYSDGKLITRIKSPHIPYVMNRLVKFGAPEEIQWLSNPHVGSDRIRRVIPKMREFLKANGCEIHFNTQVTEILLEGSQVVGVRTEHGTEFKSPHVVLATGHSAEDMINHLRDIGVHLDGKSFAMGLRVEHSQASINKIQYRQFSEHPKLGAANYKLAHHNDKTGIGVYSFCMCPGGYVLSSGTEADGIVCNGMSNYNRNSPFANAAIVVSIDHEKNFGKDVFGGMKMRRDLETRAYQSVLDAGGSRELPAQNLMDFLYGTNSKTGPRALRAGSSPSGAINIRLDELLPKNMRDRLREGFEKFQGSMKGFLTEDAQVYGIESRTSCPVRVTRDNDSLESISHKGLYPAGEGAGYAGGITSAACDGIRIAEKIIEQL; via the coding sequence GTGTCTAAGATATTCCAGAATATCGAAATCCCTATTGATGCTGATTTAGATGAAAAGTTGCAATGGTTGATGCCCGACCACGGTCCTTATCGCATTCTTCGCCAAAGTGTTGATGCGAGACGCTCTCACTCTCCGCATTTTGTCTATTCGATCGAAGTCGCGGAAAAAGGTGAAACTCTTCAGATTCCTCAATTCGAGTTAGAGAAAATCTCAAACGCCAAAGAAAAACCACTGATTGTCGGTACGGGGCCTGCGGGTCTTTTTGCCGCTTTACGCTTTGTCGAAAGAGGCGTTCCTTGCGTGCTTTTTGAGCGCGGGTCTGACAGTGGCGAGCGCATTAAAGGTATCAACCAATACTGGCGTTACGGAAAATTAGATCCACGCAACAACGTTTGCTTTGGTGAAGGCGGTGCGGGTCTTTATTCCGATGGTAAATTGATCACGCGTATTAAGTCTCCGCACATTCCTTACGTGATGAATCGTTTGGTGAAGTTTGGGGCTCCGGAAGAAATTCAGTGGCTTTCAAATCCTCACGTAGGTTCGGATCGCATTCGTCGTGTGATTCCTAAAATGCGTGAATTCTTAAAAGCCAATGGCTGCGAAATTCATTTCAATACCCAAGTGACGGAGATCCTTCTGGAAGGTTCGCAAGTCGTGGGTGTTCGCACCGAGCATGGAACTGAATTTAAATCTCCTCACGTGGTTTTAGCTACGGGTCACTCTGCAGAAGACATGATCAATCACTTGCGTGATATTGGTGTGCACTTGGATGGAAAGTCCTTTGCGATGGGCCTTCGTGTAGAGCATTCTCAAGCTTCTATTAACAAGATTCAGTATCGTCAGTTTTCTGAGCATCCTAAATTAGGTGCCGCGAACTATAAACTGGCTCATCACAATGATAAAACTGGAATCGGCGTGTATTCATTCTGCATGTGCCCGGGTGGCTATGTGCTTTCGTCAGGCACCGAAGCGGACGGTATTGTCTGTAACGGGATGAGTAACTACAACCGCAATTCTCCGTTTGCGAATGCGGCGATTGTGGTCAGCATTGATCATGAAAAGAATTTTGGGAAAGACGTTTTTGGCGGTATGAAGATGCGTCGCGATTTAGAAACACGCGCTTATCAGTCCGTATTAGATGCGGGTGGCAGTCGTGAACTTCCGGCGCAGAATCTTATGGACTTCTTGTATGGAACGAATTCTAAAACAGGTCCTCGCGCTTTGCGTGCGGGCTCTTCACCCTCGGGCGCCATTAATATTCGTTTGGATGAACTTCTTCCGAAAAACATGCGGGATCGTTTGCGCGAAGGTTTTGAAAAATTCCAAGGCAGCATGAAGGGCTTCTTAACTGAAGACGCGCAAGTTTATGGTATTGAATCGCGTACGAGTTGCCCTGTTCGTGTAACCCGTGACAATGACAGCTTAGAGAGTATTTCGCACAAAGGTTTGTATCCTGCCGGTGAAGGTGCGGGCTATGCGGGCGGAATCACTTCGGCCGCATGTGATGGTATACGCATCGCAGAAAAAATTATTGAACAACTTTAG
- a CDS encoding glycosyltransferase family 4 protein — protein sequence MLQLLEHFSKEKDLEVRPAVKISRYKNKKNIESILPSHHAESFLLLKWASDSLYHGPDFKLNLKGFLPRIVTIHDMIVFEEKYNRPEFFLKGIRDMTNVLNSSVDAVIVNSQFTKNQVLKYFPQLEDRLHLTYLGCNRSRMAGQGPSLGLPEKYILFLATLEKRKNVLGVIRAFEALKAQGFEEKLVLAGAWGFGAEEIQRALESSPFKNDIIHLNYVPTEKLSELYQRASVFFFPSWYEGFGIPVLEAMSLGTPVVTSAGGVLEEISGDAASLVDPGSPTEMAAALSRVLTDQAYREALTQKGLKQAPRFTWEKCAQDTVAVYKKVLGRS from the coding sequence ATGCTTCAGCTCCTTGAACACTTTTCAAAAGAAAAGGATTTAGAGGTTCGCCCCGCCGTTAAAATCTCGCGCTATAAAAATAAAAAAAACATCGAAAGCATTCTTCCCAGTCACCATGCAGAAAGCTTTCTGCTGCTAAAGTGGGCTTCTGACAGCCTTTATCATGGCCCTGATTTTAAACTGAACTTAAAAGGTTTTTTACCGCGTATCGTGACCATTCACGATATGATTGTCTTTGAAGAAAAATACAACCGCCCGGAGTTTTTTCTAAAAGGCATTCGCGATATGACGAATGTTTTAAATTCCTCCGTGGACGCCGTGATCGTGAATTCGCAGTTTACAAAAAATCAGGTTTTAAAATATTTCCCGCAGTTGGAAGACCGTCTGCACCTGACTTATCTTGGTTGCAATCGTTCGCGCATGGCCGGACAAGGTCCTTCGTTGGGCCTGCCTGAAAAGTATATTTTATTTCTGGCGACCTTAGAAAAACGCAAAAACGTCTTGGGAGTCATTCGTGCCTTTGAGGCCTTAAAGGCTCAAGGTTTCGAAGAAAAACTGGTGCTGGCCGGGGCATGGGGATTTGGGGCTGAAGAAATTCAACGGGCATTAGAAAGTTCTCCGTTTAAAAATGACATTATTCACTTAAACTATGTTCCCACAGAAAAACTTTCCGAGCTTTATCAGCGAGCAAGTGTTTTCTTTTTTCCGTCTTGGTATGAGGGTTTTGGAATTCCTGTTTTAGAAGCTATGTCTTTAGGAACTCCGGTCGTGACCAGCGCTGGCGGAGTTCTTGAAGAAATCAGCGGAGATGCCGCAAGTCTTGTAGACCCGGGAAGTCCTACGGAGATGGCGGCCGCATTAAGCAGAGTTTTAACGGATCAAGCTTACCGTGAAGCTTTGACTCAAAAAGGGCTGAAACAAGCTCCGCGTTTCACTTGGGAAAAGTGTGCGCAAGACACGGTCGCAGTGTATAAGAAAGTATTGGGGAGATCATGA
- a CDS encoding glycosyltransferase family 4 protein: MFRALARDGRTKKIRRRSFTFSRKKLSKLKTARLIRNIIKEHGITHLHSHTRLDMWACALAKWNLPKIKHIYNLYMNATPKRDFVHKWLFSKVDALCSSSENILDDVKKNFPIAPEKLHLIRYGRKTENFKHDGLKRQELRDKYGARIEQIVFGTLCRIDPGKGVRELVQALEYLNDHELEKTQLWIVGDPTIIGKNSDGTPIFEGPSEELSRWIAERMENPRYKDHIVRIPFQKDYVSYIDALDVFALASYNETYSLSVLDAMMMAKPVIGTNAGGTPEQVGLHHERGLLAEPKDAESLSQAFRHYLQRPEDIQIQGHKAQEWSLSKHNWPVTQEAFLSLYKSI, from the coding sequence ATGTTCCGCGCACTCGCGCGTGACGGAAGAACTAAAAAAATCCGGCGTCGAAGTTTTACCTTTTCCAGAAAAAAACTTTCGAAATTAAAAACGGCACGCTTGATTAGAAATATCATCAAAGAGCATGGCATCACTCACCTGCACTCTCACACGCGTCTGGATATGTGGGCCTGCGCTTTGGCGAAATGGAATCTTCCAAAGATCAAACACATCTACAATCTTTACATGAACGCGACTCCGAAAAGAGATTTTGTTCATAAATGGCTATTTTCTAAAGTGGATGCCTTGTGCAGTTCTTCAGAAAATATCCTGGACGATGTTAAAAAGAATTTTCCCATTGCCCCAGAAAAACTCCACTTGATCCGCTACGGGCGCAAGACTGAAAACTTTAAGCACGATGGATTAAAACGCCAAGAGCTGCGCGATAAATATGGTGCTCGCATTGAACAAATTGTTTTTGGAACTCTTTGCCGTATTGATCCAGGCAAAGGGGTTCGAGAACTGGTTCAAGCCCTGGAATACCTGAACGATCATGAATTAGAGAAAACTCAGCTCTGGATTGTCGGCGATCCCACTATCATCGGAAAAAATTCGGATGGCACCCCTATTTTTGAAGGCCCTTCTGAAGAATTAAGTCGCTGGATTGCCGAGCGCATGGAAAACCCACGTTACAAGGATCATATCGTTCGCATTCCTTTTCAAAAAGACTATGTGTCCTACATCGATGCGTTAGACGTATTTGCACTCGCCTCTTACAACGAGACTTATTCTTTAAGTGTATTAGATGCGATGATGATGGCTAAACCCGTGATTGGCACTAATGCCGGCGGAACACCTGAGCAAGTGGGCTTGCACCATGAGCGGGGTCTTTTAGCTGAGCCTAAAGATGCCGAGTCGCTTTCTCAAGCCTTCCGTCACTATTTACAGCGACCGGAAGACATTCAGATTCAAGGTCATAAGGCGCAGGAGTGGTCTTTAAGCAAACACAATTGGCCCGTGACTCAAGAGGCTTTTTTAAGCCTCTATAAATCGATTTAA
- a CDS encoding GlsB/YeaQ/YmgE family stress response membrane protein encodes MGIIGTIVIGFIVGLIARFLMPGKDKMGFILTTILGIIGAVVGTYIGSALGWYEVGEEAGFLASVVGAMIVLLIARLLVKR; translated from the coding sequence ATGGGTATTATTGGCACTATTGTTATCGGATTTATTGTGGGTTTGATCGCGCGGTTTTTGATGCCTGGTAAGGATAAGATGGGGTTCATCTTAACTACTATTCTGGGGATCATTGGGGCGGTTGTTGGAACCTATATTGGAAGTGCACTGGGTTGGTATGAGGTTGGCGAGGAAGCAGGATTTCTTGCTTCGGTTGTCGGTGCGATGATTGTTTTGTTGATAGCGCGGCTTTTGGTCAAAAGATAA
- a CDS encoding FeoA family protein — translation MNLLDKSLKPGQKVEITGFTSDNVFRERLHEMGLRVGMLITILGRAPFGGPLLIRFNTSFLALRNEEAACARVKLN, via the coding sequence ATGAACTTACTGGATAAATCATTAAAGCCAGGCCAGAAGGTCGAAATCACCGGATTCACGTCAGACAATGTGTTCCGTGAGCGTTTGCACGAAATGGGCTTAAGAGTCGGCATGTTGATCACGATTTTAGGTCGTGCTCCATTTGGCGGTCCTCTTTTGATCCGTTTTAACACGAGTTTTCTAGCTTTGCGAAATGAGGAAGCGGCATGCGCACGAGTGAAACTGAACTAG
- a CDS encoding BP74-related protein, translating into MDFSIKTSLSISAAILTFSLSAQASEVVYLPAYCAPEHLTVFVNNKSAEPERIWTQTRFDQDIQELHYDVEAKSQIKIRGTEFLPTKMAASLKYFSKSLQVSATCEESASTPLTSNVGPSASHYLPANTNSVKMHLLNLFLKSNSIQLKAFNKLGSLIAEKSLSLQNYYDTETLKWSFQQNVARIEVQGAERVHSLLFFDSNGTEKPSPAVSLKPVPLDPPFKKTYFLVSTKDPRADEAFVVGFEDEIQIRTAREQIQNPSLEKILVAGIELGSGGFNRAFYSKDKAPYSWSVNRVDAFADFAHIDCDGSPDLTEERLMLKLNEGGRICFWRYRIVRELTADEVRSGKLKP; encoded by the coding sequence ATGGATTTTAGTATTAAGACTTCCTTGAGTATTAGCGCCGCGATCCTTACTTTCAGCCTTTCTGCACAAGCTTCAGAAGTAGTGTATCTTCCGGCTTACTGCGCTCCCGAACACTTAACGGTTTTTGTAAATAATAAGTCCGCAGAACCTGAGCGCATCTGGACTCAAACGCGCTTTGATCAAGATATCCAAGAGCTTCACTATGATGTTGAAGCAAAATCTCAGATTAAAATTCGTGGAACTGAATTTCTGCCAACGAAGATGGCCGCCTCCCTCAAGTACTTCTCGAAGAGTTTGCAAGTCAGTGCCACCTGCGAAGAAAGTGCAAGCACTCCTTTAACTTCAAACGTAGGTCCTTCGGCATCCCACTATCTTCCTGCGAATACCAATTCCGTGAAGATGCATTTGTTAAACCTATTCTTGAAGTCAAATTCGATTCAGTTGAAAGCCTTCAACAAACTGGGGTCTTTGATCGCAGAAAAATCCCTCTCACTTCAGAACTATTATGATACGGAAACTTTGAAATGGAGCTTTCAACAAAACGTCGCACGCATCGAAGTGCAAGGTGCGGAACGTGTTCACTCACTTCTGTTCTTTGATTCCAATGGGACCGAAAAACCAAGTCCGGCTGTGTCCCTCAAGCCTGTCCCACTAGACCCTCCTTTTAAGAAGACTTACTTTCTGGTGTCTACAAAAGATCCCCGTGCCGACGAAGCTTTTGTTGTTGGTTTTGAAGACGAAATCCAGATCCGAACGGCGCGAGAACAAATTCAAAATCCTTCTTTAGAAAAGATCTTAGTTGCCGGTATTGAATTGGGATCTGGTGGATTTAACCGCGCTTTTTACAGTAAAGACAAAGCGCCTTATTCGTGGTCGGTGAATCGCGTGGACGCCTTTGCGGATTTTGCCCACATTGATTGCGATGGCAGTCCGGATCTTACCGAAGAAAGATTGATGCTAAAGCTGAACGAAGGCGGTCGCATCTGCTTCTGGCGCTACCGCATCGTGCGCGAACTGACAGCGGACGAAGTTCGTAGCGGCAAGCTTAAGCCTTAG
- the asd gene encoding archaetidylserine decarboxylase (Phosphatidylserine decarboxylase is synthesized as a single chain precursor. Generation of the pyruvoyl active site from a Ser is coupled to cleavage of a Gly-Ser bond between the larger (beta) and smaller (alpha chains). It is an integral membrane protein.) produces MPYTSYKSIGDFFVRRLKPSLRPVGSSWAVHPADSRITQAYPIDGGTLIQAKGLSYKLDEFTQDPECQKKWAGGFFLTYYLCPTDYHRVHSPVDGVITNVRYMPGELWPVNEWSTTNIPNLFSVNERVLVEIETDMGPVGVVFVGATNVGHIVLSFDDKVRGNQKGPHIFTHKNYSPEIPVHKGSELGMFRMGSTVVMLYPPSFRQKFEKHLDTGPAVKVNAPLIV; encoded by the coding sequence ATGCCATACACCTCTTACAAATCCATCGGGGACTTCTTTGTTCGCCGCTTAAAGCCGAGCCTGCGCCCGGTCGGCTCGTCTTGGGCGGTTCATCCGGCTGACAGCCGTATCACTCAAGCCTATCCCATTGATGGCGGAACACTGATTCAGGCAAAAGGCCTTTCTTATAAGTTGGATGAATTCACCCAAGATCCTGAATGCCAGAAAAAATGGGCGGGAGGCTTTTTCCTGACTTACTATCTTTGCCCTACGGATTACCACCGCGTGCATTCTCCGGTTGATGGTGTGATCACGAACGTGCGTTACATGCCCGGCGAATTGTGGCCCGTGAATGAATGGAGTACGACAAATATTCCCAATCTTTTCTCGGTGAATGAGCGTGTGCTGGTTGAGATCGAAACAGATATGGGACCTGTGGGAGTTGTCTTTGTCGGCGCTACGAACGTCGGCCACATTGTATTGAGTTTTGATGATAAAGTGCGCGGAAACCAAAAGGGCCCGCATATCTTTACTCACAAAAACTACAGTCCTGAAATCCCGGTTCATAAAGGTTCTGAGTTGGGCATGTTCCGCATGGGCTCTACAGTGGTGATGTTGTATCCACCAAGTTTCCGTCAGAAGTTTGAAAAACATCTGGATACGGGACCTGCAGTGAAGGTCAACGCTCCGTTGATCGTTTAG
- a CDS encoding 6-pyruvoyl trahydropterin synthase family protein: MSTTTLHLAKQNFKFSAAHFLIFDETHAERLHGHNYQVRVDIKTPAEAELHADGYFLDFNVFKKYIKTRLDQWDEIVLLPKQHPDMKFKETSKGLEVTFRDRFYIFPVSEVVLLPVTNTSVEQLSRLLAEEFYNEFKQYGVRQVRVYVAETQGQGASTVEPSKA, from the coding sequence ATGTCCACGACCACATTGCATTTGGCGAAGCAGAATTTCAAATTTTCCGCCGCCCATTTTCTGATCTTTGATGAAACTCATGCCGAGCGCCTGCATGGACACAACTATCAAGTGCGTGTGGACATTAAAACTCCGGCAGAGGCAGAGCTTCATGCCGATGGCTATTTCCTAGATTTCAACGTTTTTAAAAAATACATCAAGACGCGCCTGGATCAATGGGACGAGATCGTTCTTTTGCCGAAGCAGCATCCCGACATGAAATTTAAGGAAACTTCGAAGGGGTTGGAGGTCACATTCCGTGATCGTTTCTATATTTTTCCTGTGAGCGAAGTCGTGTTACTGCCAGTCACAAACACCAGCGTCGAACAGCTTTCAAGATTGTTGGCCGAAGAATTCTATAACGAATTTAAACAATATGGAGTCAGACAGGTGCGAGTCTACGTCGCTGAAACGCAAGGACAGGGAGCCTCGACCGTCGAGCCCTCTAAGGCTTAA
- the feoB gene encoding ferrous iron transporter B, with protein sequence MRTSETELAVEQLSIALVGAPNSGKTTLYNWLTGSRFKTVNYPGATVEFSLGHLASHLGESHMMVMDTPGTYSLHPKSADEWVTLKSIYENPKVKKIDGIIVVVDGTQISRHLQLVMQLRETGFPLMVVITMSDLLRKEGIEIDIPYLQKTLGCPVLQFDGLLAGGLKEIVAEAKKLHWTKEPARPVPWTFEIQETKLNQCEQIAKEALSHKTDHAQERLNRIVATTEKLDRVLLHPFLGFALFIVIMSALFSSVYWLATPFMDMIDGWFSVANEWVAGLGPGTLWADFLANGVITSFAAFMVFVPQIFILFLGIGILESTGYLARAATLIDRPFSALGMSGRSFVPLLSGFACAVPAIIATRNIPSTKDRMITNFVIPLMSCSARLPVYALCIAFLFHGESPLKAGLALAALYIGSMFLGALAAGIVSKFIPRQEPSLFMMELPIYRRPKFRVLLRHAWTRTLSYVKRAGPIIFTFAVIVWVGSTFPNYQTEDAHQKLEESYVGQLGKVIEPVVAPMGVDWRVGVGLISAFAAREVFVSSLAVTFNITDGDEDSQQEALLTQMSAATNAQGEKIFTVSSVIGLMVFFLIALQCMSTVGVQIRESGSWKFAVTQLVAFNLFAYVLVVLIVQGLRFIGVP encoded by the coding sequence ATGCGCACGAGTGAAACTGAACTAGCTGTTGAGCAACTTTCTATCGCGCTTGTCGGCGCACCGAACTCTGGAAAAACCACTCTGTATAACTGGCTGACGGGTTCACGCTTTAAGACCGTGAATTATCCAGGGGCCACTGTGGAGTTTTCTTTAGGCCATTTGGCTTCCCACCTGGGGGAGTCCCATATGATGGTGATGGACACTCCGGGCACTTACAGTCTGCATCCGAAAAGTGCTGACGAGTGGGTGACTTTAAAATCTATTTACGAAAATCCCAAAGTTAAAAAAATCGATGGCATTATCGTTGTGGTCGACGGAACTCAAATCTCTCGTCATCTGCAATTGGTGATGCAACTTCGTGAAACTGGGTTCCCCTTAATGGTGGTTATCACCATGTCAGATCTTCTTCGTAAAGAAGGTATTGAGATCGACATTCCGTATTTGCAAAAAACTTTGGGCTGTCCGGTTCTGCAGTTTGATGGCTTGTTGGCGGGCGGCCTGAAAGAGATTGTAGCTGAAGCAAAAAAACTTCATTGGACGAAAGAGCCTGCGCGTCCAGTGCCATGGACTTTTGAAATTCAAGAGACAAAACTTAATCAGTGTGAACAAATCGCGAAAGAAGCTTTGTCGCATAAAACAGATCACGCCCAAGAGCGCTTGAATCGCATTGTGGCAACAACGGAAAAGTTGGACCGCGTCCTTCTTCATCCTTTCCTAGGATTTGCTTTATTTATCGTGATCATGAGTGCTTTGTTTTCAAGCGTTTACTGGTTGGCGACACCCTTCATGGATATGATCGATGGTTGGTTCTCAGTAGCGAACGAGTGGGTGGCTGGACTTGGTCCTGGAACTTTGTGGGCGGACTTTTTGGCAAACGGTGTGATCACAAGTTTTGCGGCGTTCATGGTGTTTGTGCCCCAAATCTTCATCTTGTTCTTGGGTATTGGAATCTTAGAAAGTACAGGCTACCTAGCTCGTGCGGCAACTTTGATTGACCGTCCGTTTTCAGCTTTAGGTATGAGCGGTCGTTCCTTCGTCCCTCTTCTTTCGGGTTTTGCGTGCGCGGTGCCGGCCATTATCGCCACTCGTAATATTCCATCCACGAAAGATCGTATGATCACGAACTTCGTGATTCCCTTGATGAGTTGTTCGGCGCGATTGCCGGTGTATGCGCTGTGTATCGCCTTTCTTTTCCATGGAGAATCGCCATTAAAAGCGGGTCTTGCGCTGGCAGCTCTTTATATCGGATCCATGTTCTTAGGGGCTTTGGCTGCGGGGATTGTAAGTAAGTTCATTCCTCGTCAGGAGCCTTCTTTGTTCATGATGGAGCTTCCGATTTACCGTCGTCCCAAATTCCGTGTTCTTCTTCGTCATGCGTGGACAAGAACTTTGTCTTACGTGAAGCGTGCCGGACCTATCATCTTTACTTTCGCGGTGATTGTTTGGGTGGGGTCTACTTTCCCGAATTACCAAACAGAAGATGCTCATCAAAAACTTGAAGAAAGTTATGTGGGGCAGTTGGGTAAAGTGATCGAACCTGTTGTGGCCCCTATGGGAGTTGACTGGCGCGTCGGCGTCGGCTTGATTTCTGCCTTTGCGGCCCGTGAGGTCTTTGTTTCCTCATTGGCGGTGACTTTTAATATCACCGACGGTGATGAAGACTCTCAGCAAGAGGCTCTTCTGACTCAGATGAGTGCGGCGACCAATGCACAAGGTGAAAAAATCTTTACCGTCAGTTCCGTCATCGGTCTTATGGTCTTCTTCCTTATCGCTTTGCAGTGTATGTCCACGGTCGGTGTTCAGATCCGTGAAAGTGGTTCTTGGAAGTTTGCGGTAACGCAACTTGTTGCCTTTAATCTCTTCGCCTATGTTCTTGTAGTCTTGATAGTTCAAGGCTTAAGATTCATAGGCGTTCCATGA
- a CDS encoding 6-pyruvoyl trahydropterin synthase family protein, producing MKFELKQHFQIESARFLPHLPKEHPCSRMHGHSFKIILTLVGNLDPKIGWVIDYNDIQAKMKPLLEKIDHRVLNEVEGLENPTSELLAKWVYDRALPALPMLTRVSILETPFTECSYPA from the coding sequence ATGAAATTCGAACTGAAGCAGCATTTTCAAATTGAATCCGCCCGTTTCTTACCGCACTTACCGAAAGAGCACCCTTGCTCTCGGATGCATGGGCATAGCTTTAAAATCATTCTGACTTTGGTGGGAAATCTAGATCCCAAAATTGGCTGGGTGATTGACTATAACGACATTCAAGCCAAAATGAAGCCGCTGCTAGAAAAAATAGATCATCGCGTTTTAAATGAAGTCGAAGGCTTGGAAAATCCCACGTCGGAGCTTTTAGCAAAATGGGTCTATGACCGCGCGCTCCCTGCCCTGCCGATGTTAACGCGTGTTTCTATTCTAGAGACTCCGTTCACGGAGTGCTCTTACCCTGCTTAA